Proteins from a genomic interval of Arvicola amphibius chromosome 10, mArvAmp1.2, whole genome shotgun sequence:
- the LOC119824360 gene encoding olfactory receptor 2AE1-like translates to MWRWNQTALEDFILQGLFDDSFYYLCVFLLIMLVFLTALSGNSLTILLICADPRLHTPMYFLLSQLSLMDLMHVSTTIPKMASNYLSGKKSISFVSCATQHFVYLSLGGAECVLLALMSYDRYVAICHPLRYTVLMSRRVGVMMAAMSWLSGSVNSLIHTSVLMNFPFCGSRIIHHFYCEFPAVVKLVCGDVTLYETTVHICSVILLLLPIILVSTSYGFILHSVMQMRSAGSKRNAFATCSSHLIVVSLWYGAGIFSYMRPRSQRTPLQDKVGSVFYSIITPTLNPLIYTLRNKDVAKALKKVLRRDLFT, encoded by the coding sequence ATGTGGAGGTGGAACCAGACTGCCCTGGAAGACTTCATCCTTCAAGGGCTCTTTGATGATTCCTTTTACTACCTTTGTGTTTTCCTCCTGATCATGCTGGTGTTCCTTACTGCACTGAGTGGCAACAGCCTCACCATCCTCCTCATCTGCGCTGACCCCCGTCTTCACACACCAATGTACTTCCTGCTCAGCCAGCTGTCCCTCATGGATCTGATGCACGTCTCCACAACCATTCCCAAGATGGCGAGCAACTACCTGTCTGGCAAGAAGTCCATCTCGTTTGTGAGCTGTGCCACTCAGCACTTTGTGTACCTGTCCCTTGGTGGTGCAGAGTGTGTCCTCCTGGCTCTCAtgtcctatgaccgctatgttgcCATCTGTCACCCCTTACGCTACACTGTGCTCATGAGCAGAAGAGTGGGAGTGATGATGGCTGCCATGTCATGGTTGAGTGGATCTGTGAACTCCCTAATCCACACATCTGTCTTGATGAACTTCCCTTTCTGTGGTTCAAGAATCATCCACCACTTCTACTGTGAATTTCCAGCTGTTGTGAAGCTGGTATGTGGTGATGTCACTCTGTATGAGACCACAGTGCACATCTGCAGTGttattcttcttctccttcccatcattcttGTCTCTACATcctatggattcattctgcaCAGTGTCATGCAGATGCGCTCAGCTGGGAGTAAGAGGAATGCCTTTGCCACATGCAGCTCTCATCTCATTGTGGTTTCTCTTTGGTATGGTGCTGGTATATTCTCCTATATGAGACCCCGATCCCAGCGCACCCCACTGCAAGACAAAGTTGGCTCTGTTTTCTATAGCATCATTACTCCTACCCTGAATCCCCTGATTTATACTCTCAGGAATAAGGATGTTGCTAAGGCTCTGAAGAAAGTGTTGAGGAGAGATCTTTTCACCTAG